The region TACTTTTATGTGGCGGGCAGCGGTTTCCGGCGCCTGATCCATGCCTTCAAGTACCGCGGGGGATGGAAGCTGGCGGTCGAGATGGGCGAATGGTTCGGGGCGGAGATGCGCGAAGGCGGCCTGTACGGCGACGTGGAGGTGGTGGTGCCCGTGCCGCTGCACTGGCGCAAACGTCTGCGCAGGGGATACAACCAGTCGGAGTATCTGGCCGAGGGGATGGCCCGTTCGCTGGGATGCGGGGTCGATGCGCGCAGCGTCGTGCGGCGGGTGCACAACCGGAGCCAGGCCCTCAGCGGACGGGAGCACCGTTGGGAAAACGTGCAGGGCATTTTCGGCGTGCGGAATCCGGCTGCGCTGGCGGGGAAACATGTCCTGCTGGTGGACGATGTTCTCACGTCGGGATTCACGGTCGCCTCCTGTGCGGAGGAGATTCTGCGGCGGGTGCCGGACTGCCGGCTGAGCGTGGCTACGCTGGCCGTCTCGCGCAGCGAACTGCTGACGGCCCATCCCCTGAAACCCGGCCGGCCGCCGAAGGAAAAAGAGTACGAATATTTTCTGGAACCATGATCTATATTGAAACGCCGCGCCTGTTGCTGCGCGACTGGTCGGACGCCGACCTGCCCCTGTTCGCCGCCATGAATGCCGATCCGGCGGTGATGGAGTTTTTCCCGGGAACGCTGACCCCGGCGGAGTCGGAGGCCTTTTATCGCCGTATCCGGGACGAGTTCGCCGATTCCGGATACGGGCTTTATGCCGTGGAGAGGAAGATCGACGGATGTTTTATCGGCTATACCGGGCTGCACCGTGCCCTTTTCGAAGCCGATTTCACCCCCTGCATCGAGATCGGATGGCGCCTGTGTCATGCGGCGTGGGGGAACGGATTCGCGCCGGAAGCCGCGGCGGCCGTGCTGGACTATGCCTTCGGCCTGCTGGGGATGACGGAGGTCTGTTCGTTCACCGCGGCGGTCAACCTGCGTTCGCAGCGGGTGATGGAGAAGATCGGCATGGAACCGGCGGGGCGCTTCGTCCATCCGTCCCTGCCCCGGGAGAGTTCCCTCTCGGAGCATGTGCTCTACCGGGCCCGGATCGGAAACGCCGGCGTGGAATAATTCCGGCCGGCGTTCGGGGATGCGGTACGTGCGGGATTCCGCACGAAAATCTATTTTTTCAGAAAATCGTTGCCGTTCCTGAGCCAGTAGGTGGGGCTCAGCATCCCCTTGCTCGAAAGGGTGGTCATCGACTCCTTTCCCGAGCGGGGCAGGGTCTCCAGCAGGGCCGGGTCGCCCAGTTCCCGGAAAATGGGATCGTAGGGGTCGAACCGGTTGAAGGTGTAGATGCCGTTGACCCCGGCCTGCCATGCCTTGTAGGCCTCCGTGCGCCAGAGCTCCTCCACGGATGTGTTTTCGGGATCTCCACCTCCGAGCAGTCTCCGCTGTTCGATGCAGGCGTAGACGGGTATGTCGTACTGTCGTCCGATGGCGGCCAGGTGGGCCCAGGGCTCGAATTTGAGGTAGTCGGCGGCGGTGACCAGGTCGATCAGCTCCTCCCTGAGCCACTGTTCCCAGTCGAGCCCGATGGCCTTAGCAAAACCGAACGAGTCGGGGACCCGGACGGCGATCAGCACGGGTCTGCCCCTCCGTCTGCCCTCGCGGTCGCAGAGGTCCCGGATCTCCCGGATCATGGCGGTCATCTTGTCGCAGTCGGCCTGGGTGACCGGTTCGCCGAGGAACTGCGCCTTGAAAAAGTGGGGATGCCGGAAGAAGTCGAGTTCGACGCCGTCGATGTCGTATCGGGTCACCACGTCGTCGAGCATGGCGACGATCAGGCGGCGCACGGGCTCCTGTCCGTAGTCGAAGGCCGACCAGCGGCCGGAAAGCACAGGGGTTTTCACCCCTTTTTTGCCGACGATCAGTTCGGGATGTTCGCGTTTGAAGGCGCTGATGAACTCGTATTCCTGGCCCGAGTCGTGGGTGTCGTTCATGCGCAGCGACCAGAAGACCTCCTTGCCGTGCTGATGGCAGAAGTTCGTGATGACGCTGAGCGTGTCGGTGCCCAGCCGGGCCAGTTCGTCGGCCACGTATCCTTTGCCGGAATTGGTCTGGCGTTCGCTGACCGAACTTTTGTGGTGGTGTACGTTGGTGACCCCGGAGCAGTAGAACACGGAATCCACCTGCGAATCGACCAGTCCCTGCGTACGCCTGCTCAGAAAGAGTTCGGGGGTGACCGGCTTGCTTTCGTTCCACCGGGCGTCGTTTCCGTCGTTGTTCATGATGATGCGTCGGGTGCGGCGGCGGGCCCGTTTGCGGGCTTCGAGCATTTCGTCGGATTTTCCGGCGCCGTTTTTCCGGCCCGGATCGTTTTTCGGAGCGACGGCGGCCGTGGCCTTTTCGTATCCCGTGGCCAGGGGCGCCAGTCCGAGCGCCACCAGGTATTTCAGCATCTCTCTGCGGTTCATCTTCATTCGGTTTTCAGGGTTATTTGTAATATTTGTGTGATAAATATAGGTGTTTATTTTCAATATTCAAATTTTTCGGAAAATTTTATCGGCGGACAGGTTCCGCAGGGGAGGGACCGGGTGCCTTTGGGGGTGTCGGGTGCGGACGGCGGGGAGAAGAGACAGGGTGTTTTCCATACAGAGGGTGCGATGCTCCGGATCGTAGTCCGTCGGCGGAACGGGAACCGGCCGGACCGGTGCATCTGCCCCGGAAACGACAACGCCCCTGTCGCAAAGGCCTGCGGCAGGGGCGCTGTCCCGGGTTCCGGGAACTCCCGGGACCGAACCGGGCTAAACGGTCATGATCTCCTTCTCCTTGGCATCGAGGAGCTCTTCGAGTTTTTTGGAGAATTTGTCGGTCAGTTTCTGGGTTTCGGTCTCGCCGTCTTTGGCCATATCTTCGGGCATGCCCTCCTTCTGGGCCTTCTTGAATCCCTCCACGGCGTCGCGGCGGGCGTTGCGCAGGCTGACGCGGGCGGTCTCGGCGTCGGAACGCACCTGTTTGACCAGCTGTTTGCGGCGTTCCTCGGTGAGGGCCGGGATGGTCAGCCGGATCTGTTCGCCGTTGTTCGAGGGTGTCAGGCCCAGGTTGGCCACCAGGATGGCTTTCTCGATGGCGGGGATCAGCTTCTTCTCCCACGGCTGGATCAGGATCGTCTTGGCGTCCGGCACGGTCACGCTGGCTACCTGCGGGATGGCGGTCGGAGTGCCGTAGTACTCCACCATCACGCCGTTCAGCACGTTGGGGCTCGCCTTGCCGGCACGCACGCTCAGCAGCGATTCGGTCAGATGTTCGATCGCCTTCTGCATCTTCTCCGATGCGATGTCGAGGATCAGTTTGTATTCGTCAGTCATCTCTATTTGGTTTTTAACAGTTTTTCGATGCGGTCGCAGAACTGGTCGAACAGGGTGGCCGAATAGCCGATCTCGCTCCCGACGATCGTGCCGTCGCGGCCGACGAGGAAATTGCGCGGAATGCCCGTCGCGGCGAACAGCGGATAGATCTTCTTGTCGGGGTCGAGCCCCATCGGGAAAGTGTAGCCCGTCTTTTTGCGGAATGCCTCGACCGTGGCGGCCGTCTCCCCGCGCGAAATGGGCAGGAAGAGGAACTCTTCGCCCGCGAAGCGGTCTATGATATCCTTTTGCACGCGCGCCAGTTCGGCCCGGCAGGGCGGACACCACGTGGCCCAGAAGTTGACCACCACCACCTTGCCCTTCAGGTCGGCCATGCGGATTTTGCTGCCGTCGGTCATCGTGACGGTGAAATCGGGCACCGGCTGGCCCGTCTTTACCCGCACATCCTTGTCTTCCCGGGGTTCCCCGATCACCTGGGCGGCGGAACCCAGCGTCAGTGCGGCCAGCGCCGCAGTCAGCAGAACGGATAGTCTTTTCATGTCGTTTTTCGTTTTAAAGCGGAAACGCGTGCGTTCATTCGTGCACGAGCGTTCCGATCTTCTCCCCTGCAACGACCTTGCCCAGATTGCCTTCGGTGTCCATGTCGAAGACGATGACCGGCAGCCGGTTCTCCTTGCAGAGGGTGAAGGCGGTGAGGTCCATCACTTTCAGTCCGCGGGCGTAGACCTCGTCGAACGAGATTTCGTCGAACCGGACGGCCGCGGGGTCCTTCTCCGGGTCTGCCGTGTAGACGCCGTCCACCCGGGTGCCCTTGAGCATCACGTCGGCCTCTACCTCCACGCCGCGCAGGGCCGAGGCCGTGTCGGTCGAGAAGAAGGGGTTGGACGTGCCGCCGCCGACGATGACCACCTCGCCCGCCCGCATGCATTCCAGCGCCCGGGCCTTCGAGTAGTATTCGCCGATCGGCTCCATACGGATCGAGGTGAGCACGCGGGCCTTCACCCCTTCGCTTTCGAGCGCCGACTGGAGGGCCAGCGAGTTGATGATCGTGGCGAGCATGCCCATCTGGTCGCCTTTCACCCGGTCGAAGCCGCGGTTCACGCCGCTCAGACCCCGGAAGATGTTGCCTCCTCCGATCACGATGGCCAGCTGCACGCCGCTTTCGGCCACCGCCCTGATCTGGCGGGCGTAGGAGGCGAGCACGTCGGTCGAGAGGCCGTACGGCTGGCCGCCCATCAGCGACTCGCCGCTCAGTTTGAGAAGAATCCTTTTGTATTTCATGTCGTTACTCTTTATCCATCAGTTGCATCAGTTCGTCGAGTTTGGGAGTGAGGATGATCTCCGTACGACGGTTTTTGGCCCGGGCTTCGCGGGTCTTGGCCGGGTCGATGGGCAGCGACTCCCCGCGGCCGGCGGCGATGATCCGCTCGGGTGCGATCTCCCCGTTCTCCAGAAGCAGGCGCATCACCGTCGTGGCCCGTTTCGCGCTCAGGTCGAGGTTGTCCTTCAACTGGCCGTTCGGGCGGTAGGGAACGTCGTCCGTGTGGCCCTCCACCATGACGTTGATGTCCGGGTTCTGGGCCAGCACTCCGGCCAGATCGCGCACGGCACGCGCTCCGTTGGGGTCGATCTCGAAACTGCCCGAGCGGAAGAGCAGCTTGTCCTCCATCGAAACGTAGACCTTGCCTTCGCGGGTGGAGATCGAGAGCCCCTTGCCCTCGAAGCCCAGCAGGGCGTCGGCCACCTTGCGGCGGATCGCGGCGATCGACTCTTCGCGGGCGCGGAGCATCTGTTCCAGTTCGTCCACCCGTTGCGAACGTTCGCTGAGTTCGTTCTGGCTCTCCTCTATCTGGCGGAGCATGCGGGCCGCCTCGGCCGAACCGTCGGCCAGCAGTTTCTTGTATTTCTGGTTCAGGTAAAGATAGTCGGCGGACAGGCGTGCGGTATCCTTTTTGAGCTCTTCCACCGCGTCGGTCAGCTTCCGGTTGCGGGCGCCCAGCTCCTCGATGCGAGTATTGGCCGAGGCCAGTTCGCCTTCGGCCCGCAGGGCCTGCGCCTTCATGGAGTTGAAGGTTTTGTTGGAAACGCACGAGGCGCCGAAAGCCGCCACTGCGCAGATTATCAGGATTTTTTTCATGGGAATTTTCTCTGTTAACCGGTTACGAGCACGAAGATACGAATTTTTTCAAAATATGTATATATTGAATATCTTTGCACGATAATCCTTGGGGTGTGATGTCCGAAACGAACGATACGTATCTGGGCCGGGTGGATTCGCCCGCCGACCTGAAGAAGCTCTCCGTGCAGGAACTGGAGGGCTATTGCGACGAGTTGCGCCGCTTCATCATCGAACAGCTGGCCGCCAATCCCGGCCATCTGGGTTCGAGCCTCGGGGTGGTGGAGCTCACGGCCGCCCTGCACTACGTGTTCGACACGCCGCACGACCGGCTGATCTGGGACGTGGGACACCAGGCCTATGCCCATAAGATCATCACCGGACGAAGGGACGCTTTCCCCACCAACCGAAAGCTGGGCGGGCTGAGCGGTTTCCCGAAGATGAGCGAAAGTCCCTACGATGCCTTCGGCGGCGGCCATGCGTCGGTCTCCATCTCCGCGGCGCTGGGCATGGCCAAGGCGGCCGAACTGAAAGGGGAGAAGCGCGAGGTGGTGGCCGTCATCGGCGACGGGGCCCTCACCGGGGGACTGGCGTTCGAGGGGCTCAACAACGCGGGAGCCTCGAACACCGACCTGCTGGTGATCCTCAACGACAACCACATGTCGATCGACCCCAACGTGGGGGCGCTCAAGGAGTACCTGCTCCATATCTCCACCTCGCGGCATTACAACCGGTTCAAGACCCGTATCTGGGATATGCTTTCCGGGGTGCCCCGCCTGCGCCGCCTGCTCCAGAAGACGGGAAACGCCCTCAAACAGGGGGTGCTCCAGCAGAGCAATCTGTTCGAGAGCCTCAATTTCCGCTATTTCGGTCCGGTGGACGGGCACGACGTGGGGATGCTGGTCAAGGTGTTGCGCGACCTGCGGGAGATTCCCGGTCCGAAACTGCTGCACGTGCTGACGGTCAAGGGGAAGGGTTACAAGCCGGCCGAGGACAACCAGCCTTTGTGGCATGCCCCGGGGCGGTTCAATCCCGAGACGGGTGAGCTGTTGACGCCGGCCGACCTGTCGGCTCCGCCCCGTTTCCAGGACGTGTTCGGGGAGACGCTGCTCGAACTGGCCCGGGGGAACGACCGTATCGTGGGAATCACGCCCGCCATGCCGACGGGCTGTTCGCTGAGCATCATGATGGAGCGGATGCCGGAGCGCTGTTTCGACGTGGGGATCGCCGAAGGTCATGCGGTGACCTTCTCGGCCGGCCTCGCCACACAGGGGATGGTTCCCTTCTGCAACATCTATTCTTCGTTCATGCAGCGGGCCTACGACAACGTCGTTCACGACGTGGCGCTCCAGAACCTGAATGTGGTCTTCTGTCTCGACCGTGCCGGACTGGTGGGGGAGGACGGTCCCACGCATCACGGGGCTTTCGACATTGCGTTTTTCCGTCCCGTGCCCAATCTGACGATCGCAGCCCCGATGGACGAAATGGAGTTGCGCTGCCTGATGTACACGGCTTCGCTGGGCCGCGGCCCCTTCGTGATCCGTTACCCGCGGGGACGGGGTACGAACGAGGATTGGCGCTGTCCGCTGGAAGAACTTCCCGTGGGGAAGGGGCGCCTGCTGCGGGAGGGCCGGGACGTGGCGGTGCTCACGTTGGGTCCGGTGGGACGTTTTGCCGCCGAGGCGATCGAACGCGCCGCAGCCGAAGGTGTTTCGGCCGCCCATTTCGACCTGCGTTACGCCAAGCCGTTGGACGAGGAGATGCTGCACGGCGTCGGACGCAGGTTCTCCCGGGTGATTACGGTCGAGGACGGGGTCGTGCAGGGAGGCGTGGGAAGCGCCGTGCTCGAATTCATGGAGCGCAACGGATACGGCTGCCGCGTGGAGATGCTGGGTATTCCCGACGAGTTCATTCCCCACGGCACCCCCGCCCAGTTGCACCGTCTCTGCGGATTCGACGTGGAAGGAATTTACGGGAAACTCATGGAGGGCCGTTAAAATCCCGTCCGTTTTTTGCAGGTTTTCAATTAATCGCTATATTTGCACTCTCCGAAAGTGCGGGGATTCCGCTTTCTGCTTTCGGTCGGCCATGCCCGGATGGCGGAATTGGTAGACGCGCTGGTCTCAAACACCAGTGGAGCGATCCGTGCCGGTTCGATCCCGGCTCCGGGTACTTTAAGGCCTTAATGATTTGATTTTCAAATCATTAAGGCCTTAAATCTTTTTGTATCGGACGAAGTTTGGACTCCTCATTAGGGCCGGTTATTTTCCCGAAATATGTTTGATTTCTCCGATCCAGGCATCGTCTTTTCCGCCGGAGGAAGAAAGTTGCGGCTGGGTTTGAACCGCTTTGGTTATATATCCGTTTCCGTCCACTTCGTATTCCATGTCGAAATTATCCTTGTAAGCCCACTCGCTCTCTCCTCGTTCTTCATGGAGCAGGTTGCGGCACGGCATGCCCGTCAAGCCTGCGATTGCCAATTCCTCGTCCCACGAGATACGATCGAAGAACAAGTCGAAGTTTTCCCTGTTTTCGAGATTTTCGTAATAGGTATAATTGGTAACGTTGGTTTCCCCCTGGTCGTTGCCGTATTTGATCCGTGTGATATTGCCGTTTTCCCAGATATATTCCTGCCACTCGTGGGCCTGCGTCATACGGATTAGACGATTTTCCGAATTGTACTCGTAGCTTGTCGCATCGAGGTCGGGGCCTTCGGTGCGGGTAACGAAACCGGCTTTGTTCAGATAAGCCGTATAGGTATTAGGCTCATCCGGATCGTCGGAAGATGCGGTGGAGGTAATATGTACAATACCGTCGCCGTACTCGAACGTGATTGTCCGGGTATCGCGGTACTCCTCGTCGCTGTTTTCCTCCTCCCATTTCGTTATCCGGTTTTGATCGTCGTAAGTCAGTTTTATGTTGCTGTACGATTTGTCTGGGTTTATTCTTGAATAGAAATTCATTTCCGAGATTAACGACCGGCCTGTGGGTACGACGGGTTCGCCGCCCACGGTTACCGTGCAGGAGGCCGATACATCCTTGTTGGACGAAGAGGTCGCCGTGACGACCGCCGTTCCCTCTGCTATCGCGGTTATTTCTCCGGTTACGGGATGTACGGCTGCGACTTCGGGATTGCTGCTCGACCAGGATACCGATTTAATCGTAGCGTCGGCGGGTTCTACGGTGGCGGCCAGTGTTGTCTTGACACCTGTTTCGAGAGAGAGTTCGGTTTTATCGAGGGTAATGTCCGTTACCTGGACCGGGGGATCGTTCCGGCTGCCGTCCTGTTTGGTGCCCTCCTGGACGACCGTCACAGTAAAAGTGTTGTTGCCCGAAAGGATAGTAATCGTGGCTTCGCGCCGTTCGCCCGTATAGTTCTGGTCGATTTCGATGCGGAGCGTAATCGTTCCGGGCCCGCCGCTGTATGCCTCGCTGTTACCGTTGTAGAGTTTTAGCCAGACCACGTTATTGCCGTCGGTAGTACGTGCGGCGGATCTGGATAAGGCAGATGCCTGTACCGAAACCTGTACTTCGTTTACGGTCGCCGTCCAGGGGGCATCGGTCGTGAACGAGAAGCCGCCGCCCGTATTTTCGTTATCGGCGTAGGCGCTTTGTGTGAGTTGTCCTTGTACGGGCGGAGTGAATAGCTCGCCTTCTCCGCCTTCGTTTTTGCTGCAACCAGCAAGAATCGCTGCTGAAAGCATCAATAGAAACAGATGTTTTTTCATGGGATAAGATTATTTCCGCCCGTCCCCCGGCAGAAGTTCGGTTACACATATATAAAAAAGACGTGGGACAGTACCTTTTATCTGCTTTTGAGGTCTTGGCCAACCTACACCCAAATAAACGAGTAAAGCCCACGTTTCCGCAGGCATTAACTTTACTCTTCGGGTGCTTAACAAAACGGCCAAGTTTCAAAAGCAAGAATAGAAGCTAACGCTTTTTATATCTTATGTCCTGTAATGAATCCGTATTATATCATGGGCGCGCTGTTATTTGATTGGTTTACGTGGTAAATATACGAAAATTTGGTTATGTTGAAAGCATGGCCGGAATTTATTCCCGCTCCTGCTCGCGGTCTGCGGTACTGATGTCGGTATGTTCCGGAAACTCTTTCGCCTCCTCCCTGGGCCGATGGATGGCATGCAGTTGATGGCGATTTGGATACTTCTGCCGGCGGGTCCGTCTTCTCCCATGGTACGGGAGTCCGTCGCCCCTCCGCCATACCGGCTGAGAACGTTTCTCAGCAACCGTAGCCGTTTTCGGGGGGCGGTTTGGCTACCTCCTGCGTGGCAGTTTCGGAAAAAGTTTCCGGAAACGCACGAGGTAGGTGGCGATCCTGCTTCCGGCGATAATCAGGGTGACGGCCAGAAGGATCAGCGCGATCCCTCCGGCCAGACGGGGCGTGAGCCGTTCGCCGAACACGGCGATCCCGAAAAAGAGGGCCGTGAGGGGTTCGAGTGCTCCCAGGATGGCGGTCGGGGTCGAGCCGATGTACTGGATGGCCCGCGTCGTCGATACGAACGACACGGCCGTGGGCAGTACGGCCAGCGCGATCAGGTTCCCCCAGTGGTACCAGTGATCCGGCGCCAGCAGCGAAGCTCCGAAATCCACCCGCACCAGAAAGATCGAAAGTCCGAACACGAGTGCGTAGAAAGTCAGTTTCACGGTGGGCATCTCCCGCATGCGGGGACGGTTGACGCCGACCATGTAGAGGGCGTAGGAGAGGGCCGAAGCCATCACCAGTCCCACGCCTGCCGGGCTGAGCGTGGTCTCTCCGTCGCCCTGGTAGAGCAGGGCGATTCCCGTCAGTGCGAGGGCGATGCAGGCGGCCGTCAGCAGCGAAAGCCTCTCGTGGAACCATATCGCCATGATGAGCGCCACCATGATGGGGTAGACGAAGAGCAGCGTCGCCGCGATCCCTGCCGCCATATAGTTGAAACTGAGGAACAGGGCCAGCGACGAGAAGGCCATCAGCAGACCCAGCGCCACCAGCGGCGGAATCTCCTGCCGCTTCAGTCTGAAATCGCGCCCCAGAGGATCGGAACGGCCAGCAGATAGCGGAAGAACAGCACGGAATCGGCGTTCATGCCGTCCGCATAGAGCGGAAGCGCGAACAACGGGTTCATGCCGTATGTGGCGGCCGCGACCGCCCCGTAAAGATAGCCTTTGGTTTTGTCCTGCATACTGTCTTTCGATTTCGGTGCAAAATTACTGTTTCTTTCTTCCTGTTGTTTCGTCCGGAGGAAATTTCCGGGGAAGTTTCCGGAGCCTTTCCCCCGATGTCGGTCATATCCGGGGAAAGAGAAATTTTTATCCGGATTAGGCAAAAAAATACCCTATTGTGCATATACTCCCGGCTATCTTTGTTATCAAAATAATTATATTTATAAAATAGAATAAAAACCTTTGATGATTCCGAAACTTCGTGTTTTCTGACCCTTTCTAAAACTACTGATTCTATGAGTGTCTCGTATTCCGGATCGAAACGGGCGAAGAACCTGCCGGTGGTCGTACCGCTGTCCTTCGCATGATGAACGGCCTTCCCGGCCGTTTGTTCCCGATGGGTTTCCTGTGCATGGGCGGCCGGGCGGCGTGCGGTAGGACTGGGTGTCCGCATTGACTGCATGCCGCCGGATGGATTTCGAATAGGGTGACTGCCTGTCTTCAAGTGAATCGCACGGAAGGCGATGTCATTGTCAACCATATACTATTAACCTAATTTTTAATGCGATGATGAAAATTTATCTTTTTTGTCGGGACAAAACGGCATGTGTCGGAAGGTACCTGAACACGTTGATGTGTCTTGCGGCCTGTATTCTTTCGGTGAATGCGGCCATAGCTCAGAGTATGGTTTCCGGGACCGTATCGGATGAGACCGGACAGCCGATTGCCGGTGCCAATGTCATAGTCAAAGGGACGAATCAGGGAACGACTACGAATGTCTCCGGAGAGTTTTCGCTCCGTGCGGATCCGGAAAGCGTGCTTCAGATCTCTTTTATCGGGTATGTCACCCAGGAGATAGAAGTGGGCCGGAAGGTTTCTTTCAAAATTCAGATGAAACCCGACGTCACCTCCATGGATGAAGTCGTCGTGGTCGGTTACGGCGTGGTGAAAAAGCGGGACGTTACCGGTTCCGTGGCCTCCATCGACAATTCGCTGTTGATGCGCCAGAATACGCCGAGTATGAGCCAGGCCCTGAAGGGGCAGATTGCGGGATTGAACATCCGGCAGACCAGCGGAAAAGCCGGGGGAGAGACTTCGGTGATATTGCGGGGTATGAGCGCCATCGGGAAAACCGTGCAGCCTATGGTCATCATAGACGGAATGCCCTCGAACTGGACCGTGCTCAATAACATGAATCCGTCGGATATCGAGCGTATGGACGTGCTGAAAGACGCTTCGTCCACGGCCATCTACGGTTCGCGTGCTTCGGGCGGTGTCATTATCGTCACGACCCGCCAGGGAGAGGAGGGGAAAAACCGGATAACTTATAGCGGGAGTGTCGGTATCAGGACGTTGGCGCATATGCCGCGGATGATGAACTCCGAGGAGTTCATGCAGTTCGTCAAGGATGCCAATGCCTACCGGAACAAGAGTTGGGATACCGATCTGGGGACCGATGACCTGGAATATTATGAGGCCGGGTACGATACGGATTGGCGGGATATGGTTCTGCGCATGGGATACCAGACCAGCCACAGCATTTCTCTCAGCGGCGGCAATAAAAACGAAACGCATTATCTTTCTTTCGGATACCTGCGCGAGAACGGTAACCAGAAGTCGGATACCTACGAACGCTACTCTCTGAATGCCAAAATTTCGGGAAAGGTCCTGGAGGATTTTACCCTGGGCGGTTCCATCTATGCCAGCTATGCGACTTCTCTGGGGGGAGACGGGGAGATGCTGCGTTCGGCATACCGGCTGCGGCCCTGGGGAAATCCCTACAATGAAGACGGCAGCGATCGGTTTTATCCGACCAAACGCCAGAACGGCATCAGCAATCCGATTTTCGATCTGAAAAACTCGAAAGACGAGGTCAACCGTTTTCGGGCTATGGGTTCGGTGTTTTTGGATTACAAGCCGGTCGAGGGGCTGGTTGTCAAGACCAATTTCATGCCTAATTTCCTGATGGACCGCACCGGGCAGTACCGCGGCACATGGACCAAGAACAATAAGGGGACGAATCCGGCGACTGCGAAGGCGGTCAATAAATGGGGGCTCAGCTATGTCTGGGAAAATACGGTTAGCTTCAATCGGACGTTCGGCGATCACAGCATCGGTGCGACCGGATTGTTCAGCATGGAGACCGGGTTCGACGAGGAATATACCGGTGCGATCAAAGGACTGACCTACGATGACGAATACTGGTATAACCTGGGTGCCCGGACGGATATCACCTCTTTGACGAGCAGTCTGGAAAAGAGCAGCATGATTTCGTACATGGGCCGCATCAATTACGGATACAGGGAGAAGTACCTGCTGACGGTGACGGGACGTTGGGACGGATCGTCGAAAATGGCGCCGGGACACAAATGGGGATTCTTCCCTTCGGCCGCTGTGGCGTGGAGGATGAGCGAAGAGCCGTGGATCAAGAATCTGAACGCGTTTTCCAATCTGAAATTGCGTTTGAGCTATGGCGTTTCGGGAAATAACAGTGTCGGGAATTACGAGTCGTGGGCCACGTTGGGCACCACTGTGTATAACTGGTATTCGGAAAACAAGTACGTCGTAGCGAACGGAGTCTCTGCGAAGAAGCCCAACAAGGGTTTGAGCTGGGAAAAGAGTTACGAGTATAACATCGGTCTGGACATGGGGTTCTTCAAGGACCGTTTGAGCGTTGTGTTCGATTGGTACAACAAGACGACGAAAGACCTGATATTGAGCCGGAAGGTTCCCTCCCATCAGGGCGTGACCTCTCTGAAGGACAATGTGGGGTCCGTTCGGAACAAGGGTATCGAGCTGACGGTCAATTCGGTGAATGTCGTGGCGAAGGATTTTACCTGGACGACCAATCTCAATTTTTCCTACAACAAGAATGCGATCGTTGATTTGTACGGCGATAAGAGGGACGACCTGGGCAACAAGTGGTTCATCGGGCAGCCGGTCGATGTGAACTATGATTATAAATGGATCGGC is a window of Gallalistipes aquisgranensis DNA encoding:
- a CDS encoding SusC/RagA family TonB-linked outer membrane protein codes for the protein MMKIYLFCRDKTACVGRYLNTLMCLAACILSVNAAIAQSMVSGTVSDETGQPIAGANVIVKGTNQGTTTNVSGEFSLRADPESVLQISFIGYVTQEIEVGRKVSFKIQMKPDVTSMDEVVVVGYGVVKKRDVTGSVASIDNSLLMRQNTPSMSQALKGQIAGLNIRQTSGKAGGETSVILRGMSAIGKTVQPMVIIDGMPSNWTVLNNMNPSDIERMDVLKDASSTAIYGSRASGGVIIVTTRQGEEGKNRITYSGSVGIRTLAHMPRMMNSEEFMQFVKDANAYRNKSWDTDLGTDDLEYYEAGYDTDWRDMVLRMGYQTSHSISLSGGNKNETHYLSFGYLRENGNQKSDTYERYSLNAKISGKVLEDFTLGGSIYASYATSLGGDGEMLRSAYRLRPWGNPYNEDGSDRFYPTKRQNGISNPIFDLKNSKDEVNRFRAMGSVFLDYKPVEGLVVKTNFMPNFLMDRTGQYRGTWTKNNKGTNPATAKAVNKWGLSYVWENTVSFNRTFGDHSIGATGLFSMETGFDEEYTGAIKGLTYDDEYWYNLGARTDITSLTSSLEKSSMISYMGRINYGYREKYLLTVTGRWDGSSKMAPGHKWGFFPSAAVAWRMSEEPWIKNLNAFSNLKLRLSYGVSGNNSVGNYESWATLGTTVYNWYSENKYVVANGVSAKKPNKGLSWEKSYEYNIGLDMGFFKDRLSVVFDWYNKTTKDLILSRKVPSHQGVTSLKDNVGSVRNKGIELTVNSVNVVAKDFTWTTNLNFSYNKNAIVDLYGDKRDDLGNKWFIGQPVDVNYDYKWIGVWQLGEEEEAAKYGAKPGQSKYLDRDGNGKLDSDDRVILGCRTPKWMGGMTNTFTYKNFDLSVFIYTRQNVQLQSGFHNEYATEWTNLANNAAKMNYWTPENPTNDWFAAGFKDSKKGANYMDTSFWRIGNITLGYELGQKALKATGLSKLRIYFTAVNPVTITDYEGWDPEWADKGATGLPVAGATYMLGVNLTF
- the dxs gene encoding 1-deoxy-D-xylulose-5-phosphate synthase, with amino-acid sequence MSETNDTYLGRVDSPADLKKLSVQELEGYCDELRRFIIEQLAANPGHLGSSLGVVELTAALHYVFDTPHDRLIWDVGHQAYAHKIITGRRDAFPTNRKLGGLSGFPKMSESPYDAFGGGHASVSISAALGMAKAAELKGEKREVVAVIGDGALTGGLAFEGLNNAGASNTDLLVILNDNHMSIDPNVGALKEYLLHISTSRHYNRFKTRIWDMLSGVPRLRRLLQKTGNALKQGVLQQSNLFESLNFRYFGPVDGHDVGMLVKVLRDLREIPGPKLLHVLTVKGKGYKPAEDNQPLWHAPGRFNPETGELLTPADLSAPPRFQDVFGETLLELARGNDRIVGITPAMPTGCSLSIMMERMPERCFDVGIAEGHAVTFSAGLATQGMVPFCNIYSSFMQRAYDNVVHDVALQNLNVVFCLDRAGLVGEDGPTHHGAFDIAFFRPVPNLTIAAPMDEMELRCLMYTASLGRGPFVIRYPRGRGTNEDWRCPLEELPVGKGRLLREGRDVAVLTLGPVGRFAAEAIERAAAEGVSAAHFDLRYAKPLDEEMLHGVGRRFSRVITVEDGVVQGGVGSAVLEFMERNGYGCRVEMLGIPDEFIPHGTPAQLHRLCGFDVEGIYGKLMEGR
- a CDS encoding Ig-like domain-containing protein, coding for MKKHLFLLMLSAAILAGCSKNEGGEGELFTPPVQGQLTQSAYADNENTGGGFSFTTDAPWTATVNEVQVSVQASALSRSAARTTDGNNVVWLKLYNGNSEAYSGGPGTITLRIEIDQNYTGERREATITILSGNNTFTVTVVQEGTKQDGSRNDPPVQVTDITLDKTELSLETGVKTTLAATVEPADATIKSVSWSSSNPEVAAVHPVTGEITAIAEGTAVVTATSSSNKDVSASCTVTVGGEPVVPTGRSLISEMNFYSRINPDKSYSNIKLTYDDQNRITKWEEENSDEEYRDTRTITFEYGDGIVHITSTASSDDPDEPNTYTAYLNKAGFVTRTEGPDLDATSYEYNSENRLIRMTQAHEWQEYIWENGNITRIKYGNDQGETNVTNYTYYENLENRENFDLFFDRISWDEELAIAGLTGMPCRNLLHEERGESEWAYKDNFDMEYEVDGNGYITKAVQTQPQLSSSGGKDDAWIGEIKHISGK